The following are from one region of the Bradyrhizobium sediminis genome:
- a CDS encoding RsmB/NOP family class I SAM-dependent RNA methyltransferase produces the protein MAPQRFAMPSEVPGLAARRIAADILDGVLHKRRTLDDQLDGAGAHPGLKTLPDRDRALMRRLVATILRRLGTLGHVLSRLLDRGIPTDAPRAQSALLIGAAQILWMDVPDHAAVDLSVRLVQSDRRAAKYAGLVNAVLRRCAREGQPLIDEVKSQTLDIPEWLLARWIAHYGETTAREMAVALSHEPSLDITVKSDPAQWATRLHGETLPTGTVRTLLQGSVKMLPGFAEGQWWVQDAAAALPARLFGDITGKTIADLCAAPGGKTAQLIQAGARVTAVDRSPGRMARLRENLARLALEAETVVADAAEWQGGNNSGGFDGILVDAPCASTGTIRRHPDVAWLRQEADIGALMAVQKRLLQRATALLKPGGTLVYCTCSLEPEEGEQAISTLLANEPGMRRAPIDAGEVAGLSEILTPDGDLRTLPCHLPHDDPRLGGLDGFYAARLIKS, from the coding sequence ATGGCTCCTCAACGATTCGCAATGCCGTCCGAGGTGCCCGGTCTAGCGGCGCGGCGGATCGCGGCGGATATTCTCGACGGCGTTCTGCACAAGCGACGGACGCTCGATGACCAGCTCGATGGCGCCGGCGCCCATCCCGGACTGAAGACGCTGCCCGATCGCGACCGCGCCCTGATGCGGCGGCTGGTGGCGACGATCCTGCGGCGGCTCGGCACGCTCGGCCATGTGCTGTCGCGGCTGCTCGATCGCGGCATTCCGACCGACGCCCCCCGCGCGCAGAGCGCGCTCCTGATCGGCGCCGCGCAGATTCTCTGGATGGACGTTCCCGATCACGCCGCGGTCGACCTGTCGGTGCGGCTGGTGCAGTCGGACCGGCGCGCCGCCAAATATGCGGGGCTCGTCAACGCGGTGTTGCGCCGCTGCGCGCGCGAAGGACAGCCGCTGATCGACGAGGTCAAGTCGCAGACACTCGATATTCCCGAGTGGCTGCTGGCGCGCTGGATCGCGCATTACGGGGAAACCACCGCGCGCGAGATGGCGGTGGCGCTCAGCCACGAACCGTCGCTCGATATCACCGTGAAGTCCGATCCCGCGCAGTGGGCGACGCGCCTGCACGGCGAAACGCTGCCGACCGGGACCGTGCGCACGCTGCTGCAGGGCTCGGTGAAGATGCTGCCGGGCTTCGCCGAAGGCCAGTGGTGGGTGCAGGACGCCGCCGCCGCCTTACCGGCGCGCCTGTTCGGCGACATCACCGGCAAGACCATCGCCGATCTCTGCGCCGCCCCCGGCGGCAAGACCGCGCAACTGATCCAGGCCGGCGCGCGCGTCACCGCGGTCGACCGTTCGCCCGGCCGCATGGCGCGGCTGCGCGAAAATCTCGCCCGGCTGGCGCTGGAGGCGGAAACGGTGGTGGCCGACGCCGCCGAGTGGCAAGGGGGAAACAATAGCGGTGGTTTCGACGGTATCTTGGTCGACGCGCCCTGCGCCTCGACCGGCACCATCCGGCGCCACCCGGACGTGGCCTGGCTGCGGCAGGAGGCCGATATCGGCGCGCTGATGGCGGTGCAGAAACGGCTGCTGCAAAGGGCCACCGCGCTGCTCAAGCCGGGCGGGACGCTGGTCTACTGCACCTGTTCGCTTGAACCGGAAGAAGGCGAGCAGGCCATTTCAACCCTTCTCGCCAATGAGCCGGGCATGCGCCGCGCCCCGATCGACGCCGGCGAGGTCGCGGGCCTCAGCGAAATCCTGACCCCGGACGGCGATTTGCGCACCCTGCCCTGCCATCTGCCGCACGACGACCCCCGCCTGGGCGGTCTCGATGGCTTTTACGCCGCCCGGCTGATTAAATCTTGA
- the purH gene encoding bifunctional phosphoribosylaminoimidazolecarboxamide formyltransferase/IMP cyclohydrolase gives MTDRPRRVTRALLSVSDKSGLIEFARALAGHGIELVSTGGTAKAIVAAGLKVRDVSELTGFPEMMDGRVKTLHPKVHGGLLAIRDNAEHAAAMKSHGIAPIDLLVVNLYPFEATVDKGAGYEECIENIDIGGPAMIRAAAKNHDDVAVVVEAQDYQAVLDELAANQGATTLTLRRRLAAKAYARTASYDAAISNWFAAQNKTDAPDYRAFGGRLIQALRYGENPHQTAAFYRTPDKRPGVATARQLQGKELSYNNINDTDAAYECIAEFDPARTAACVIVKHANPCGVAEGADLISAYRKAFACDTQSPYGGIIAVNRTLDADTARVITEILTEVIIAPDATEEAIAIIAKRRNLRLLLAGSLPDPRATGLTAKTVAGGLLVQSRDNAVVDDITLKTVTKRAPTEAELRDLKFAFRVAKHVKSNTIIYAKDLATVGIGAGQMSRVDSSRIAARKAQDAAAEAKLAEPMTKGSVVASDAFFPFADGLLVAIEAGATAVIQPGGSIRDDEVIKAADDAGIAMVFTGVRHFRH, from the coding sequence ATGACCGACCGTCCGCGCCGCGTAACCCGCGCTCTGTTGTCCGTTTCGGACAAATCGGGGCTGATCGAATTCGCCCGCGCGCTGGCCGGCCACGGCATCGAGCTGGTCTCCACCGGCGGCACCGCGAAGGCGATTGTCGCCGCGGGCCTCAAGGTCAGGGACGTTTCGGAACTGACGGGTTTTCCAGAGATGATGGACGGCCGGGTCAAGACCCTGCACCCGAAGGTGCATGGCGGACTGCTGGCGATCCGCGACAATGCCGAACATGCCGCGGCGATGAAGAGCCATGGCATCGCGCCGATCGACCTTCTGGTGGTCAATCTCTATCCGTTCGAGGCCACCGTCGACAAGGGCGCCGGCTACGAGGAGTGCATCGAGAACATCGACATCGGCGGCCCCGCGATGATCCGCGCCGCGGCGAAGAACCACGACGACGTTGCGGTCGTCGTCGAGGCGCAGGACTATCAGGCGGTGCTCGACGAACTCGCCGCCAACCAGGGCGCGACGACCTTGACCCTGCGCCGCCGTCTCGCCGCCAAGGCCTATGCCCGTACCGCCTCCTATGACGCGGCGATCTCGAACTGGTTTGCGGCCCAGAACAAGACCGACGCGCCGGATTATCGCGCCTTCGGCGGACGCTTGATCCAGGCGCTGCGCTACGGCGAGAACCCGCACCAGACCGCCGCTTTCTACCGCACGCCCGACAAGCGCCCGGGCGTCGCCACGGCGCGGCAGCTGCAGGGCAAGGAACTCTCCTACAACAACATCAACGACACCGACGCCGCCTATGAATGCATTGCCGAATTCGATCCGGCGCGCACCGCGGCCTGCGTCATCGTCAAGCACGCCAATCCCTGCGGCGTCGCCGAGGGCGCCGACCTCATCAGCGCCTATCGCAAGGCCTTCGCCTGCGACACCCAATCGCCGTATGGCGGGATTATCGCCGTCAATCGGACGCTCGATGCCGATACGGCGCGCGTCATCACCGAAATTTTGACCGAAGTCATCATTGCCCCCGATGCGACCGAGGAAGCCATTGCGATCATCGCCAAGCGGCGAAACTTGCGGCTGCTGCTCGCGGGCAGCCTGCCCGATCCGCGCGCGACGGGCCTGACCGCGAAGACCGTCGCCGGTGGCTTGCTGGTACAGAGCCGCGACAACGCCGTGGTCGATGACATCACGCTCAAGACGGTGACCAAGAGGGCGCCGACGGAAGCGGAGCTGCGCGACCTCAAATTCGCGTTCCGCGTCGCCAAGCACGTCAAATCCAACACCATCATCTACGCCAAGGATCTCGCCACTGTCGGCATTGGCGCCGGACAGATGAGCCGGGTGGATTCCTCGCGTATTGCCGCGCGCAAAGCGCAGGATGCCGCCGCCGAAGCGAAGCTGGCTGAGCCCATGACCAAGGGCTCCGTGGTCGCCTCCGACGCGTTCTTTCCGTTTGCCGACGGGCTGTTGGTCGCGATCGAGGCCGGCGCCACCGCGGTCATTCAACCCGGCGGCTCGATCCGCGACGACGAGGTCATCAAGGCCGCCGACGATGCCGGGATCGCCATGGTGTTCACCGGCGTCAGGCATTTCCGGCACTAA
- a CDS encoding DUF1674 domain-containing protein: MAGNADATDASSPPATAVAVPERRQLTPAAQRALAEAEARRQAAEANARPAARELQGPKGPEPTRYGDWENKGIASDF; encoded by the coding sequence ATGGCTGGAAACGCTGACGCGACGGACGCGTCCTCGCCGCCCGCAACGGCCGTCGCCGTCCCCGAACGCAGGCAACTCACGCCGGCGGCCCAGCGCGCGCTCGCCGAGGCCGAAGCGCGCCGGCAGGCCGCCGAGGCCAATGCCCGGCCTGCCGCAAGGGAATTGCAGGGACCGAAAGGTCCGGAACCGACGCGCTATGGCGACTGGGAGAACAAGGGCATCGCCTCGGATTTCTGA
- a CDS encoding IS630 family transposase (programmed frameshift) translates to MGKPYSLDLRKRVVTAIEGGMSRNQAAKRFGVAISTAIGWMQRVEETGSVEPGQMGGHKPKAISGDHAVWLSQRLRDSDFTIRGLVAELAGRGLKVDYHSVWDFVHAEKLSFKKSVVAGERDRPDVARRRSQWTKYQGRVEAERLVFIDETWTRTDMAPLRGWALRGRRLPAKVPHGRWKTMTFLAALRHDRIDAPWFIEGPIDGESFRTYVEKALLPTLRPGDIVVMDNLGSHKSKSVRQLIRSAGAKLFFLPKYSPDLNPIEQVFAKLKHLLRKAAARTVDAVCAVIGQLLNAFTPQECANYLKNSGYRT, encoded by the exons ATGGGCAAGCCTTACTCTCTGGATTTGCGCAAGCGTGTCGTGACGGCAATTGAGGGAGGGATGTCCCGCAATCAGGCCGCCAAGCGGTTTGGGGTCGCGATCAGCACGGCCATCGGCTGGATGCAGCGGGTCGAGGAGACCGGCAGCGTTGAGCCTGGCCAGATGGGTGGCCACAAGCCGAAAGCAATTTCGGGAGACCACGCGGTCTGGCTGTCGCAGCGGCTCAGGGACAGCGATTTCACCATACGCGGGCTCGTTGCCGAACTCGCCGGACGCGGCCTGAAGGTCGACTACCACTCGGTGTGGGACTTCGTGCATGCCGAGAAGCTCAGCTTC AAAAAAAGCGTGGTGGCTGGCGAGCGCGATCGTCCCGACGTGGCGCGGCGGCGGTCCCAGTGGACAAAGTATCAAGGTCGCGTCGAAGCTGAGCGGCTGGTCTTCATCGACGAGACCTGGACCCGGACCGATATGGCTCCCTTGCGGGGATGGGCACTGCGCGGGCGCAGACTGCCCGCCAAGGTTCCCCACGGGCGCTGGAAGACCATGACCTTCCTGGCGGCCCTGCGCCATGACCGGATCGATGCGCCATGGTTCATCGAGGGACCGATCGATGGCGAGAGCTTTCGGACCTATGTCGAAAAGGCTCTCCTGCCGACCCTGCGGCCCGGCGACATCGTCGTCATGGACAATCTCGGCAGCCACAAAAGCAAGAGCGTGCGTCAGCTCATCCGTTCTGCCGGTGCCAAGCTGTTCTTTCTGCCCAAATACTCACCCGACCTGAACCCGATCGAACAGGTCTTTGCCAAGCTCAAACATCTGCTCCGAAAGGCCGCCGCGCGAACCGTCGATGCGGTCTGCGCCGTAATCGGTCAGTTGCTCAACGCCTTCACACCCCAAGAATGCGCCAACTACCTCAAAAATTCAGGCTATCGAACCTAA
- a CDS encoding thermonuclease family protein, with amino-acid sequence MSPFNRINTYQGRPPFQKRSWRRRLSAALPWLFVLGVVAGTLLPVRRWAHWPASVSSQPSADSQAARDSEMVWKSAGNPGVRHPVDVIRTIDGDTFEARVYLRPGLDLTTRVRLRGIDAPELKASCPQELQMAEAAGEALRNLLGEGEVTIYNIGPDKYNGRVVADIATRRTDNVSAALVARGFVRSYGGGRRIGWCAG; translated from the coding sequence ATGTCCCCATTTAACAGAATAAATACTTATCAGGGCAGGCCACCTTTTCAGAAAAGGTCCTGGCGCCGTCGGCTTTCGGCTGCCCTGCCCTGGCTATTCGTTTTGGGCGTGGTAGCGGGCACGCTGCTGCCGGTGCGGCGATGGGCGCATTGGCCGGCTTCGGTCTCCTCGCAGCCATCGGCCGACAGCCAGGCGGCGCGGGATAGCGAAATGGTCTGGAAGAGTGCCGGAAATCCCGGCGTCCGCCACCCGGTCGATGTGATCCGGACCATCGATGGCGACACGTTCGAGGCGCGGGTGTATCTGCGGCCGGGGCTCGATCTGACGACGCGGGTTCGCTTGCGCGGCATCGATGCGCCGGAGCTGAAGGCGTCCTGTCCGCAGGAATTGCAGATGGCGGAAGCCGCCGGAGAAGCCTTGCGCAACCTGCTCGGAGAGGGCGAGGTCACGATCTACAATATCGGCCCCGACAAATATAACGGGCGCGTCGTTGCCGATATCGCGACGCGCCGCACCGACAACGTCTCGGCGGCGCTGGTCGCCAGGGGTTTCGTGCGCAGTTATGGCGGCGGCCGCCGCATCGGCTGGTGTGCGGGATAA
- a CDS encoding HigA family addiction module antitoxin, with amino-acid sequence MAYAAKRGKNRCPTHPGALLRDDIIPATGRTKAEIASLLGISRQHLYDILQERKPVSPAIGVRLGKLFGDGAGIWTRMQSAYDTWHAEQTEDVSQIPTIKAKAA; translated from the coding sequence ATGGCCTATGCGGCAAAGCGCGGCAAGAATCGCTGCCCCACTCATCCCGGCGCGTTGCTTCGCGATGACATTATTCCGGCCACCGGCCGGACCAAGGCCGAAATCGCCAGCTTGCTCGGGATTTCGCGCCAGCATCTTTATGACATCCTGCAGGAACGAAAGCCTGTATCCCCCGCTATCGGAGTTCGGCTCGGCAAGCTCTTTGGCGACGGCGCGGGAATTTGGACCCGGATGCAGAGCGCTTACGACACCTGGCATGCCGAGCAAACCGAGGATGTAAGTCAGATCCCGACCATCAAGGCAAAGGCCGCCTGA
- a CDS encoding heparinase II/III family protein, whose product MGRFARNLMARASGGSVALSRLWPGRTDRLIIAPHDLRTADATRAAEIYAGRFVFAGKIVTCHGRSIFDLEPPSEDWEVALLGFGWLRHLRAADTALTRANARSLIDDWISNPAHKRPVGRRADVLARRVISLLSQAPLVLGDTDGKFYRRYLRSLTREIRYLRYTMLDIADGVPRLQVLIALCYASLCLANQARHIRAATRKLSDELQRQILPDGGHISRNPGALIELLIDLLPLRQTFAARNIAPPAALLNAIDRMMPMLRFFRHGDGSFALFNGMSSAPSDLLATLLAYDDTHGAPMANMPHTGFQRLDAGAMTVIMDTGAPPPPSVSHDAHAGCLSFELSSGLSRIIVNCGMPSTGRDNWRAFARSTPAHSTLAYHDTSSCQFVELSAMKRLLQGSPIVSGPVHVESHRETVASGVLLTTSHDGYLAKFGVVHRRVLMAAHDGSRLDGEDTVAPAPGGRIRGNETDYALRFHLHPAVKASRLSDARGVMLVLPNRDVWTFEALDDKVELEDSVFLAGNDGPRRTAQIVIRQDSRHAPSIRWSFVRSTTSASTTAARRNARREPELPL is encoded by the coding sequence ATGGGCCGCTTCGCGCGGAACCTGATGGCGCGTGCGAGCGGGGGCTCGGTGGCGCTGTCGCGGCTATGGCCGGGCCGCACCGATCGCCTGATCATCGCCCCGCACGATCTGCGCACCGCCGACGCCACCCGCGCCGCCGAGATCTATGCCGGCCGCTTCGTGTTCGCCGGCAAGATCGTGACCTGCCACGGCCGCTCGATCTTCGATCTCGAGCCGCCGTCGGAAGACTGGGAGGTGGCGCTGCTCGGCTTCGGATGGTTGCGGCATTTGCGCGCCGCCGACACCGCGCTGACCCGCGCCAATGCGCGCTCGCTGATTGACGACTGGATTTCAAATCCGGCGCACAAGCGCCCGGTCGGCCGCCGCGCCGACGTGCTGGCGCGCCGCGTCATCTCGCTGCTGTCGCAGGCCCCATTGGTGCTCGGCGACACCGACGGCAAATTCTACCGGCGCTATCTGCGCAGCCTGACGCGCGAAATCCGCTATTTGCGTTACACGATGCTCGACATCGCCGACGGCGTGCCGCGGCTGCAGGTGCTGATCGCGCTATGCTACGCCTCGCTCTGCCTCGCCAACCAGGCGCGCCACATCCGCGCCGCAACGCGCAAGCTTTCCGACGAGCTGCAGCGGCAGATCCTCCCGGACGGCGGGCACATCTCGCGCAATCCCGGCGCGCTGATCGAGCTGTTGATCGACCTGCTGCCGCTGCGGCAGACCTTCGCCGCCCGCAACATCGCGCCGCCGGCGGCGCTGTTGAACGCCATTGACCGCATGATGCCGATGCTGCGCTTCTTCCGCCATGGCGACGGCAGCTTTGCGTTGTTCAACGGCATGAGCAGCGCGCCGTCCGATCTGCTGGCGACGCTGCTCGCCTATGACGACACTCATGGCGCGCCGATGGCGAACATGCCGCATACCGGCTTTCAGCGCCTCGATGCCGGCGCGATGACGGTCATCATGGACACCGGCGCGCCGCCGCCGCCGAGCGTCAGCCACGACGCCCATGCCGGCTGTCTCTCGTTCGAATTGTCCTCCGGTCTCAGCCGGATCATCGTCAATTGCGGCATGCCCAGCACCGGGCGCGACAACTGGCGCGCCTTTGCGCGCAGCACGCCGGCGCATTCCACCTTGGCCTACCATGACACCTCATCGTGCCAGTTCGTCGAGCTGTCGGCGATGAAGCGGCTGCTGCAGGGCTCGCCCATCGTCAGCGGCCCGGTCCATGTCGAAAGCCATCGCGAGACGGTCGCCAGCGGCGTGCTGCTGACCACGTCGCATGACGGCTACCTCGCCAAGTTCGGCGTGGTGCATCGCCGGGTGCTGATGGCCGCGCATGACGGCTCCAGGCTCGACGGCGAGGACACCGTGGCGCCGGCCCCGGGGGGGCGGATCAGGGGCAACGAAACCGACTACGCGCTGCGATTTCATCTGCACCCCGCGGTGAAGGCGAGCCGCCTTTCCGACGCCCGCGGCGTGATGCTGGTGCTGCCGAACCGCGACGTCTGGACTTTCGAGGCGCTCGACGACAAGGTCGAGCTCGAGGACAGCGTGTTCCTGGCCGGCAATGACGGCCCCCGCCGCACCGCCCAGATCGTGATCCGGCAGGATTCTCGGCACGCCCCCTCGATCCGCTGGAGCTTCGTTCGCTCGACGACGTCGGCCTCGACCACGGCAGCAAGGCGCAACGCCCGCCGCGAGCCGGAATTGCCGCTGTAG